One stretch of Prunus persica cultivar Lovell chromosome G1, Prunus_persica_NCBIv2, whole genome shotgun sequence DNA includes these proteins:
- the LOC18791946 gene encoding sodium transporter HKT1 isoform X1 has protein sequence MKNFAVLGHKLEMLSSYSCNKLPCFSQSFKAQIRSIFRVLLFHANPFYVQLVYFVMLSLLGYLALIFTKPRTTRPKDADVFFTSVSATTVSSMSVVEMEVFSNTHLIILTILMLLGGEVFTSMLGLLFTKSKIIPKFHDHQTDSRIDVVNTKNHFPDSNADQIELGLATHSHLENEKPQIINHIDGMNNINNKYNSIRFLGYVVLGYLLVVHIGGSILVSLYFTLVPSARHVLEKKGIEIPTFAVFTTVSTFSNCGFVPTNENMIVFKNNSGLLLLLLPQLLLGNTLYPACLRFLIWVLEKITKRVEFSYMLKNYKDMGYSHMLSSLRSFLLAITVLGFIVVQVTLFCAMEWKSEAMDGLTAYQKFVASIFQTMNSRHAGESVIDLSVISPAILVLFVVMMYLPPYTTFLPTTSDCEDSASAKGIPNPRKTLVESLIFSQLSYLAMFIILICITEREKMKEDPLNFSVLNVIIEVISAYGNVGFSTGYSCKRRLKHEGDCKDAWAGFSGRWSTQGKFILITVMFFGRLKSFSTKHGKAWKLS, from the exons atgaagaacTTTGCTGTTCTTGGTCATAAACTAGAGATGCTTTCTAGCTATTCATGCAACAAACTGCCTTGCTTCTCCCAATCTTTTAAAGCTCAAATTCGATCAATTTTTCGTGTCTTGCTCTTTCATGCCAACCCTTTCTATGTCCAGCTTGTTTATTTTGTGATGCTCTCTCTGTTGGGTTATTTGGCTTTGATATTCACAAAGCCAAGAACTACTAGGCCCAAGGACGCTGATGTGTTCTTCACATCTGTGTCTGCCACAACAGTCTCAAGCATGTCAGTAGTGGAAATGGAGGTCTTTTCAAACACCCATCTAATTATTTTGACCATTTTGATGTTATTGGGTGGGGAGGTTTTCACTTCCATGCTTGGACTTCTATTTACAAAGTCCAAAATTATTCCCAAGTTTCATGATCATCAAACAGACAGCAGAATTGATGTAGTCAATACCAAAAACCATTTCCCAGACTCTAATGCTGATCAAATTGAGTTGGGTTTGGCTACTCATTCACATTTAGAGAATGAGAAACCGCAAATTATTAATCACATAGATGGTATGAACAACATCAACAACAAGTATAATTCTATTAGGTTTTTGGGTTATGTAGTTTTGGGCTATCTTTTAGTGGTTCATATAGGTGGCTCTATTTTAGTTTCCTTGTACTTCACCCTTGTCCCAAGTGCAAGACATGTACTCGAAAAAAAAGGCATTGAAATCCCAACATTTGCTGTTTTCACCACAGTTTCCACCTTTTCAAATTGCGGTTTTGTCCCCACAAACGAAAATATGATAGTTTTCAAGAACAACTCAGgtcttttgcttcttctccttcctcaACTCCTTCTTGGCAACACTTTATATCCAGCATGCCTAAGATTTCTGATCTGGGTTTTGGAGAAAATTACCAAGAGGGTGGAATTTAGTTACATGTTGAAGAATTATAAAGACATGGGCTACAGCCATATGCTATCTAGTcttcgttcttttcttctggCCATTACTGTCTTGGGCTTCATAGTAGTTCAGGTTACACTATTTTGTGCCATGGAGTGGAAATCTGAAGCCATGGATGGTCTGACTGCCTATCAGAAATTTGTGGCCTCAATCTTTCAGACCATGAATTCGAGACATGCCGGTGAATCCGTTATTGATCTCTCTGTTATCTCTCCTGCAATCTTAGTGCTCTTTGTGGTGATGAT GTATCTTCCACCATATACTACATTTCTTCCAACAACTAGCGATTGCGAAGACTCTGCCTCAGCAAAGGGCATTCCAAACCCAAGAAAGACTTTGGTGGAGTCTCTAATATTTTCACAACTGTCTTATTTAGCAATGTttatcattctcatttgcatcacagagagggaaaagatgaAGGAAGACCCCCTCAACTTTAGTGTTCTTAACGTCATTATAGAAGTAATTAG TGCATATGGGAATGTTGGGTTCTCAACTGGCTACAGCTGCAAGCGTCGACTGAAACATGAAGGTGATTGCAAAGACGCATGGGCTGGATTTTCCGGAAGGTGGAGTACCCAAGGAAAGTTTATACTCATTACTGTCATGTTCTTTGGGAGGCTAAAGAGTTTCAGTACTAAACATGGCAAAGCTTGGAAGCTATCTTGA
- the LOC18791946 gene encoding sodium transporter HKT1 isoform X2 has product MKNFAVLGHKLEMLSSYSCNKLPCFSQSFKAQIRSIFRVLLFHANPFYVQLVYFVMLSLLGYLALIFTKPRTTRPKDADVFFTSVSATTVSSMSVVEMEVFSNTHLIILTILMLLGGEVFTSMLGLLFTKSKIIPKFHDHQTDSRIDVVNTKNHFPDSNADQIELGLATHSHLENEKPQIINHIDGMNNINNKYNSIRFLGYVVLGYLLVVHIGGSILVSLYFTLVPSARHVLEKKGIEIPTFAVFTTVSTFSNCGFVPTNENMIVFKNNSGLLLLLLPQLLLGNTLYPACLRFLIWVLEKITKRVEFSYMLKNYKDMGYSHMLSSLRSFLLAITVLGFIVVQVTLFCAMEWKSEAMDGLTAYQKFVASIFQTMNSRHAGESVIDLSVISPAILVLFVVMIAYGNVGFSTGYSCKRRLKHEGDCKDAWAGFSGRWSTQGKFILITVMFFGRLKSFSTKHGKAWKLS; this is encoded by the exons atgaagaacTTTGCTGTTCTTGGTCATAAACTAGAGATGCTTTCTAGCTATTCATGCAACAAACTGCCTTGCTTCTCCCAATCTTTTAAAGCTCAAATTCGATCAATTTTTCGTGTCTTGCTCTTTCATGCCAACCCTTTCTATGTCCAGCTTGTTTATTTTGTGATGCTCTCTCTGTTGGGTTATTTGGCTTTGATATTCACAAAGCCAAGAACTACTAGGCCCAAGGACGCTGATGTGTTCTTCACATCTGTGTCTGCCACAACAGTCTCAAGCATGTCAGTAGTGGAAATGGAGGTCTTTTCAAACACCCATCTAATTATTTTGACCATTTTGATGTTATTGGGTGGGGAGGTTTTCACTTCCATGCTTGGACTTCTATTTACAAAGTCCAAAATTATTCCCAAGTTTCATGATCATCAAACAGACAGCAGAATTGATGTAGTCAATACCAAAAACCATTTCCCAGACTCTAATGCTGATCAAATTGAGTTGGGTTTGGCTACTCATTCACATTTAGAGAATGAGAAACCGCAAATTATTAATCACATAGATGGTATGAACAACATCAACAACAAGTATAATTCTATTAGGTTTTTGGGTTATGTAGTTTTGGGCTATCTTTTAGTGGTTCATATAGGTGGCTCTATTTTAGTTTCCTTGTACTTCACCCTTGTCCCAAGTGCAAGACATGTACTCGAAAAAAAAGGCATTGAAATCCCAACATTTGCTGTTTTCACCACAGTTTCCACCTTTTCAAATTGCGGTTTTGTCCCCACAAACGAAAATATGATAGTTTTCAAGAACAACTCAGgtcttttgcttcttctccttcctcaACTCCTTCTTGGCAACACTTTATATCCAGCATGCCTAAGATTTCTGATCTGGGTTTTGGAGAAAATTACCAAGAGGGTGGAATTTAGTTACATGTTGAAGAATTATAAAGACATGGGCTACAGCCATATGCTATCTAGTcttcgttcttttcttctggCCATTACTGTCTTGGGCTTCATAGTAGTTCAGGTTACACTATTTTGTGCCATGGAGTGGAAATCTGAAGCCATGGATGGTCTGACTGCCTATCAGAAATTTGTGGCCTCAATCTTTCAGACCATGAATTCGAGACATGCCGGTGAATCCGTTATTGATCTCTCTGTTATCTCTCCTGCAATCTTAGTGCTCTTTGTGGTGATGAT TGCATATGGGAATGTTGGGTTCTCAACTGGCTACAGCTGCAAGCGTCGACTGAAACATGAAGGTGATTGCAAAGACGCATGGGCTGGATTTTCCGGAAGGTGGAGTACCCAAGGAAAGTTTATACTCATTACTGTCATGTTCTTTGGGAGGCTAAAGAGTTTCAGTACTAAACATGGCAAAGCTTGGAAGCTATCTTGA